A region of Sphingobium baderi DNA encodes the following proteins:
- a CDS encoding RcnB family protein, which translates to MLRKVMLAGLMAATTLGGIAPAYAQNWGERMRGRMEQPSGHAQGQARPGGDAGRSAGRVRADRPATPRAERPAQNWQQRARQDRPAPDVRPSPQPRAESRWNGNDRNRGEVRQGARPGWQGGTARNDRDRRDNDRGAASNVPQRQEWRDRQNDGRSAADDRRWDDNRRNGNDRRWNDNRRNGRDDRNWNRGSANNRFDDRTRWSNQRRWDNGWRNDRRYDWHNYRARYGDRYRAGRYYAPRGWDYGYRRFSIGIFLGAPLYANNYWLDDPWSYRLPPAYGTLRWVRYYDDALLVDVRDGYVVDVIHNFFW; encoded by the coding sequence ATGCTGAGGAAAGTCATGCTGGCGGGCCTGATGGCCGCGACGACGCTGGGCGGGATCGCACCCGCCTACGCCCAGAACTGGGGCGAACGGATGCGCGGCCGCATGGAGCAGCCATCCGGTCACGCGCAGGGCCAGGCCCGGCCCGGCGGCGATGCGGGGCGAAGCGCGGGACGCGTGCGCGCTGACAGGCCCGCGACACCGCGCGCGGAACGGCCCGCGCAGAACTGGCAGCAGCGCGCACGGCAGGATCGTCCGGCGCCCGATGTGAGGCCATCACCGCAACCACGCGCCGAATCGCGCTGGAACGGGAATGACCGCAATCGCGGTGAGGTTCGGCAGGGTGCGCGCCCCGGCTGGCAGGGGGGAACCGCGCGGAACGACCGGGACCGGCGCGACAATGATCGCGGCGCCGCTTCCAATGTGCCGCAGCGGCAGGAATGGCGCGACCGCCAGAACGATGGCCGCAGCGCCGCCGACGACCGCCGCTGGGATGATAATCGCCGCAACGGCAACGACCGGCGCTGGAACGACAACCGCCGCAACGGCCGGGACGACCGCAACTGGAATCGCGGTTCCGCCAACAACCGCTTCGATGATCGGACGCGTTGGAGCAACCAGCGGCGCTGGGACAATGGCTGGCGCAACGACAGGCGCTATGATTGGCACAACTATCGCGCCCGTTATGGCGATCGCTATCGGGCAGGCCGCTATTATGCGCCACGCGGATGGGACTATGGCTATCGGCGCTTTTCCATCGGGATTTTCCTGGGCGCCCCGCTCTATGCCAATAATTACTGGCTGGACGATCCCTGGTCCTACCGCCTGCCGCCCGCTTACGGCACGCTGCGCTGGGTCCGTTACTATGACGACGCGCTGCTGGTCGATGTCCGCGACGGCTATGTGGTCGACGTGATCCACAATTTCTTCTGGTAA